One window of Trifolium pratense cultivar HEN17-A07 linkage group LG5, ARS_RC_1.1, whole genome shotgun sequence genomic DNA carries:
- the LOC123886846 gene encoding two-component response regulator 24-like — protein MGNQEKGKGLMEPENSAEKLTALVVDDDKLVRMIHQGLLKRAGVKNEAVKNGKEAVDIHYSGQRFDIILMDNEMPIMTGIEATKKLRSMGILSRIIGVSSCTEAEKQEFMKAGIDDYQVKPLTIGVLNSILDVVKASK, from the exons ATTCTGCAGAGAAATTAACAGCGCTGGTTGTAGATGACGATAAGCTTGTCCGAATGATTCATCAAGGTCTGTTGAAAAGAGCTGGTGTGAAAAATGAAGCTGTGAAAAATGGTAAAGAAGCTGTAGATATTCATTACAGTGGTCAAAGATTTGACATTATTCTCATGGATAACGAAATGCCTATCATGACTGGGATTGAG GCAACCAAGAAACTGCGATCAATGGGCATACTTAGCAGGATTATTGGTGTGTCGTCGTGTACAGAAGCAGAAAAACAGGAATTTATGAAAGCTGGGATAGATGACTATCAAGTGAAACCATTGACCATTGGTGTGCTTAATTCGATTCTTGATGTTGTAAAAGCTAGCAAGTAG
- the LOC123887030 gene encoding uncharacterized protein LOC123887030: MLSDVGFMNRTQSQNQKRKTRRMWIVLLPFQNLAQYLEVVSECSLKAKSLILTMLSLKVWDLRKTKESLKVFEELPNNYGQTNIGFTYSPDEQLFFTGTSVERDSATRGLLCFFDRL, encoded by the exons ATGTTGTCTGATGTTGGGTTTATGAATAGGACTCAGAGCCAAAACCAGAAGAGAAAAACAAGAAG GATGTGGATAGTTCTGCTGCCTTTCCAGAACCTGGCACAGTACCTGGAAGTAGTTTCAGAATGCAGCCTCAAAGCAAAATCTCTCATCCTTACCATGTTATCATTGAAG GTTTGGGATCTGCGCAAAACAAAGGAATCATTGAAGGTATTTGAAGAACTGCCAAATAACTACGGACAAACAAATATTGGTTTCACTTACAGTCCTGATGAGCAGCTATTTTTTACTGGAACATCCGTGGAAAGGGATAGCGCAACAAGAGGTTTATTGTGCTTCTTTGATAGATTATAA